One region of Wyeomyia smithii strain HCP4-BCI-WySm-NY-G18 chromosome 3, ASM2978416v1, whole genome shotgun sequence genomic DNA includes:
- the LOC129727285 gene encoding peroxidase — MKTIAVKMLFLPFFVGYFALVVHGNAAVQGAIDPRVTSKLEQLATNQNLLDAVTFGEDVIDKSKRLEQTIADSKMKVVKGSISYAQIIDGYPTPSTQKQDYIARTVLKATSYFVNSFCKPQRISSYDCGQFLSRKSIPQSKLLEKCKKIVDSKTFSDEYRRLLPASYQDGIYRFRRSVLGTELPHPRNISSKFHFTLAQGKKDRQHSVALVQWTQFIEHDLAKTTVQTTHDGTDIECCSSDHNNVVPRYRHPACQPLLIDEDDAYYKTQHVTCLNYVRSALSLGNKCSLGPANQLNQATNRLDLSQLYGNHESETMPMRTRHGGKLKSQSFNSMEFLVANTDKKLCVVDETLNTVCYSSGDTRVNVNPYVTLLHTLFLRSHNRLAKHLALINPHWDDERLFEVARKINIRIYRKIVHGWVETVLGSRMPAVKLANVDSRVSNEFATAAIRFYNTMMPGEINDLVQSNQQTALELEDLFYKPKDLRKKEYFAHLISSVLQQNAMSLDTSYVDDMAQLLFKTRNIGTDVLALDIQRGRDHGLSSYTSYFKLCTGKTITAWSDLAATITPEDLNTLQSAYGSVQDIDLIIGAIAEKPTPEATVGPTLACIIKDQLAHSLAADDHHHHTQRIDAMLANYTAARFICDTAQVEQVQPNIFRLPNAGKNAQTRCAQFPELDFRTLREPSQ; from the coding sequence ATGAAGACAATTGCAGTTAAAATGCTGTTTTTACCGTTCTTTGTTGGATATTTCGCGTTGGTGGTTCATGGGAATGCGGCCGTGCAAGGTGCTATTGACCCGCGAGTGACTTCCAAGCTCGAGCAACTGGCCACCAACCAGAACCTGCTTGATGCTGTCACGTTCGGAGAAGATGTTATTGATAAATCAAAACGCCTGGAGCAGACGATTGCGGATTCCAAAATGAAAGTAGTGAAGGGAAGCATTTCCTACGCGCAGATCATCGATGGATACCCTACTCCAAGTACGCAAAAGCAGGACTACATTGCGAGGACAGTGCTGAAGGCTACTTCGTATTTTGTGAATAGTTTTTGCAAACCGCAGCGAATTTCCTCGTATGACTGCGGTCAGTTTCTTTCGAGAAAGTCGATTCCACAGAGTAAACTGCTAGAAaagtgtaaaaaaattgtagactCGAAAACATTTAGCGATGAATATCGCCGCCTGCTACCTGCTAGTTACCAGGATGGAATTTACCGTTTCAGGAGAAGTGTTCTCGGCACGGAACTGCCCCACCCGAGAAACATTTCGAGCAAATTTCATTTCACATTAGCTCAGGGTAAAAAGGATAGACAACACAGTGTGGCACTCGTCCAATGGACGCAGTTTATCGAACATGACCTCGCCAAGACCACTGTTCAGACGACACACGATGGAACCGACATCGAGTGTTGCAGCAGCGATCATAACAATGTCGTTCCACGGTATCGTCATCCGGCATGCCAGCCATTATTGATAGATGAAGACGATGCTTACTATAAAACTCAACATGTGACCTGCTTGAACTATGTTCGGAGTGCTCTTTCACTCGGCAACAAGTGTAGCTTGGGTCCAGCCAATCAACTCAATCAGGCAACAAATCGACTGGATCTATCCCAACTTTATGGTAACCATGAAAGTGAAACTATGCCGATGCGCACCAGGCACGGGGGAAAGCTAAAATCTCAAAGCTTCAATTCGATGGAATTTCTGGTAGCAAACACCGATAAAAAGTTGTGTGTTGTTGACGAAACCCTCAACACCGTCTGCTATTCTTCCGGTGATACCCGAGTGAATGTTAATCCGTACGTTACCTTACTACACACACTGTTTTTGCGATCGCATAACCGTTTAGCGAAACACTTGGCTCTTATTAACCCTCACTGGGATGACGAGCGCTTGTTCGAGGTGGCCAGAAAGATCAACATACGAATTTACCGTAAAATTGTGCACGGTTGGGTGGAAACAGTGCTGGGAAGTCGAATGCCGGCCGTTAAATTGGCTAACGTTGATTCGCGTGTCAGTAACGAATTTGCGACAGCGGCTATTCGGTTCTACAACACGATGATGCCCGGTGAAATAAACGATTTAGTACAGTCCAATCAACAGACGGCTTTGGAGCTTGAGGATTTATTCTACAAACCGAAGGATCTCCGCAAGAAGGAGTATTTCGCGCATTTAATTAGTTCTGTCCTACAACAGAATGCAATGTCACTGGACACTAGCTACGTGGATGACATGGCACAGCTTCTGTTTAAAACACGAAACATTGGAACTGACGTTCTGGCGCTGGATATTCAACGAGGTCGTGATCACGGTTTGAGTAGCTACACCAGCTACTTCAAACTATGTACCGGTAAAACCATCACAGCCTGGTCCGATCTAGCGGCGACTATTACTCCGGAAGATTTAAACACTCTCCAATCCGCGTACGGATCGGTCCAAGACATTGATCTCATCATAGGAGCTATCGCGGAAAAACCTACTCCTGAGGCAACTGTTGGGCCAACACTTGCTTGCATTATCAAAGACCAACTCGCGCACTCATTGGCGGCAGACGATCACCATCACCATACCCAGCGAATCGACGCCATGTTGGCTAACTATACTGCAGCGCGGTTCATCTGCGACACGGCTCAAGTTGAGCAGGTGCAGCCAAACATCTTCCGCCTGCCAAACGCCGGTAAAAATGCACAAACGCGTTGCGCACAATTCCCCGAACTAGATTTCCGCACACTGCGAGAACCTTCACAGTAG